In Drosophila teissieri strain GT53w chromosome 2R, Prin_Dtei_1.1, whole genome shotgun sequence, the following proteins share a genomic window:
- the LOC122613459 gene encoding muscle-specific protein 20 gives MSLERAVRAKIAGKRNPEMDKEAQEWIEAIIAEKFPAGQAYEDVLKDGQVLCKLINVLSPNAVAKVNSSGGQFKFMENINNFQKALKEYGVPDIDVFQTVDLYEKKDIANVTNTIFALGRATYKHADFKGPFLGPKPADECKRDFTDEQLKAGQTIVGLQAGSNKGATQAGQNLGAGRKILLGK, from the exons ATGTCTCTTGAGCGTGCCGTTCGTGCCAAG ATTGCCGGCAAGCGCAATCCCGAGATGGACAAGGAGGCCCAGGAGTGGATCGAGGCCATCATTGCCGAGAAGTTCCCCGCCGGCCAGGCCTACGAGGATGTGCTCAAGGACGGTCAGGTGCTGTGCAAGCTGATCAACGTGCTGTCGCCCAATGCCGTGGCCAAGGTCAACTCCTCGGGCGGCCAGTTCAAGTTCATGGAGAACATCAACAACTTCCAGAAGGCGTTGAAGGAGTACGGTGTGCCCGACATCGATGTCTTCCAGACCGTCGATCTGTACGAGAAGAAGGACATTGCCAACGTCACCAACACCATCTTCGCCCTCGGCCGTGCT ACCTACAAGCACGCCGACTTCAAGGGTCCCTTCCTGGGCCCCAAGCCCGCCGACGAGTGCAAGCGCGATTTCACCGACGAGCAGCTGAAGGCCGGCCAGACCATCGTGGGTCTGCAGGCCGGTTCCAACAAGGGAGCCACCCAGGCTGGCCAGAACCTCGGCGCCGGCCGCAAGATCCTGCTCGGCAAGTAA
- the LOC122613458 gene encoding uncharacterized protein LOC122613458 isoform X3 translates to MKNPRLFMSRKTRRQLWLRKSSREVQKIPIILRKEERKEQLKEIMNRLKERDAEELRKKLAGEQEEVKGKDMEMDSKSQDSSQGARFSLQVEEWDDDIEGVTKSTSRHSDDALPAVTLDAVDAEEEDMQDPIESPSGSDLDAPVIQRSKSIDPMQVAVKSLMLVPSLSDISLPSEQPLRRKSTQSVKSSRSLFVRSLTADGDTSLDSEEAEEESTKAPSEFRTTAIEQSSESESLAGSLAPIPKTEPSQIEDQPFMDIEKLFPVASDKRIENEIDSAVNLRIVETRQIVHDFISHLIQKIIVPEHRGTEEYTRVRLDKEKLLDGLQSVVHDYMIVKDQNKQLEDRLIEYFRRTKNFRCFDHLAQDAEMTFSRRHENALAYLSYGQERLAKVKEKYGILMTTAFLDLASVMNIVLSTEHHLEQTLKQVLVRPDAETDFLKRLVARELRLMADHRNQISDARVLLMSQKHTLGRVLEQIRDVDTVCDGVSLNDFISVQNKVLGLEKKIEERNIELKRQRRLYHTELHITKHNREKSHELKNRIHQLKVNLLDKHKLRDNLKSELCRAKLEHKAIRRRLQELTCQGGILAMPALMYDYDRTVAYIWEKEKAVSTLRETLKSLTNQLHSVLDPFKKNSVIQ, encoded by the exons ATGAAGAACCCCAGATTGTTTATGTCGAGGAAAACGAGACGACAGCTTTGGCTGAGGAAGAGCTCTCGAGAGGTTCAGAAGATACCAATAA TCCTAAGAAAGGAGGAAAGAAAGGAGCAATTAAAGGAAATCATGAATCGACTCAAGGAGCGCGACGCAGAGGAGTTGCGAAAGAAGCTGGCCGGCGAGCAGGAGGAGGTCAAGGGGAAAGATATGGAAATGGACAGCAAGTCACAAGACAGTTCCCAAGGGGCCCGGTTCAGCTTACAAGTCGAGGAGTGGGATGACGATATCGAAGGTGTCACCAAAAGTACCAGCAGGCACTCGGATGATGCACTCCCAGCAGTCACTTTGGATGCAGTTGATGCTGAGGAGGAAGACATGCAGGATCCCATCGAAAGCCCCTCGGGATCTGATTTAGATGCACCAGTGATCCAGAGGTCCAAGAGCATAGATCCCATGCAAGTGGCAGTGAAGTCTTTAATGCTGGTGCCCAGTCTATCGGATATATCGCTGCCAAGTGAACAGCCTCTGCGAAGAAAGTCTACCCAGTCCGTGAAGTCATCTCGATCATTATTTGTAAGGAGTCTCACAGCCGATGGCGATACAAGTCTCGACTCCGAAGAGGCGGAAGAAGAGTCCACCAAGGCGCCCAGTGAATTCCGTACTACTGCAATTGAGCAGTCGAGCGAGTCGGAATCGCTGGCCGGGTCACTGGCGCCCATTCCAAAAACAGAACCCTCGCAAATTGAAGACCAACCTTTCATGGACATCGAAAAGTTGTTTCCGGTCGCATCGGACAAACGCATTGAGAACGAAATCGATTCGGCAGTCAATCTGAGAATTGTAGAAACGCGACAGATTGTTCATGATTTTATAAGCCACTTGATACAAAAGATAATCGTGCCAGAGCATCGGGGTACTGAGGAATATACTCGCGTGCGACTAGACAAGGAGAAGCTGCTGGACGGACTGCAAAGTGTGGTGCATGATTACATGATAGTGAAAGATCAGAACAAACAGCTGGAGGATCGGTTGATAGAGTACTTCCGCCGCACCAAGAACTTTCGATGCTTCGACCACCTAGCCCAGGACGCCGAGATGACCTTCTCCCGTCGCCATGAAAACGCCCTGGCCTATCTGTCCTATGGCCAGGAGCGCCTCGCCAAGGTGAAGGAGAAATATGGCATTCTAATGACCACTGCGTTCTTGGACCTCGCCAGCGTCATGAACATCGTTCTCAGCACGGAGCATCACCTCGAGCAGACGTTAAAACAAGTCCTGGTTCGCCCGGACGCCGAGACCGACTTCCTCAAGCGCCTGGTTGCCCGCGAACTCCGCCTAATGGCCGACCATCGGAACCAAATCAGCGATGCCCGGGTGTTGCTCATGTCGCAGAAACATACCTTGGGTCGCGTCTTGGAA CAAATAAGAGATGTGGACACTGTTTGCGACGGTGTGAGCCTGAATGACTTTATTTCCGTGCAAAACAAAGTGTTGGGGCTCGAAAAGAAGATTGAAG AGCGAAATATTGAACTGAAAAGGCAGCGCAGACTATACCACACCGAACTGCATATAACTAAGCACAATCGAGAGAAGTCGCACGAGTTGAAGAACAGGATTCACCAACTCAAAGTTAACCTGCTGGATAAGCACAAGTTAAGGGATAATCTAAAATCCGAGTTGTGCCGCGCGAAGTTGGAACACAAAGCCATTCGGAGGCGGTTACAAGAGCTGACATGCCAGGGTGGTATCCTGGCTATGCCCGCACTGATGTACGACTACGATCGAACTGTCGCCTATATTTGGGAAAAGGAGAAGGCGGTCTCGACTCTCCGGGAAACCTTAAAATCACTTACCAATCAACTGCATAGTGTACTGGACCCTTTCAAGAAGAACTCAGTCATTCAATAG
- the LOC122613458 gene encoding uncharacterized protein LOC122613458 isoform X1, which yields METELDEEPQIVYVEENETTALAEEELSRGSEDTNKSDSEPVKKVSITSNTNSDARLKVLRKEERKEQLKEIMNRLKERDAEELRKKLAGEQEEVKGKDMEMDSKSQDSSQGARFSLQVEEWDDDIEGVTKSTSRHSDDALPAVTLDAVDAEEEDMQDPIESPSGSDLDAPVIQRSKSIDPMQVAVKSLMLVPSLSDISLPSEQPLRRKSTQSVKSSRSLFVRSLTADGDTSLDSEEAEEESTKAPSEFRTTAIEQSSESESLAGSLAPIPKTEPSQIEDQPFMDIEKLFPVASDKRIENEIDSAVNLRIVETRQIVHDFISHLIQKIIVPEHRGTEEYTRVRLDKEKLLDGLQSVVHDYMIVKDQNKQLEDRLIEYFRRTKNFRCFDHLAQDAEMTFSRRHENALAYLSYGQERLAKVKEKYGILMTTAFLDLASVMNIVLSTEHHLEQTLKQVLVRPDAETDFLKRLVARELRLMADHRNQISDARVLLMSQKHTLGRVLEQIRDVDTVCDGVSLNDFISVQNKVLGLEKKIEERNIELKRQRRLYHTELHITKHNREKSHELKNRIHQLKVNLLDKHKLRDNLKSELCRAKLEHKAIRRRLQELTCQGGILAMPALMYDYDRTVAYIWEKEKAVSTLRETLKSLTNQLHSVLDPFKKNSVIQ from the exons ATGGAAACAGAGTTAGATGAAGAACCCCAGATTGTTTATGTCGAGGAAAACGAGACGACAGCTTTGGCTGAGGAAGAGCTCTCGAGAGGTTCAGAAGATACCAATAAGTCGGATTCAGAGCCCGTAAAAAAGGTTTCCATCACATCAAATACTAACAGTGATGCAAGGTTAAAAGTCCTAAGAAAGGAGGAAAGAAAGGAGCAATTAAAGGAAATCATGAATCGACTCAAGGAGCGCGACGCAGAGGAGTTGCGAAAGAAGCTGGCCGGCGAGCAGGAGGAGGTCAAGGGGAAAGATATGGAAATGGACAGCAAGTCACAAGACAGTTCCCAAGGGGCCCGGTTCAGCTTACAAGTCGAGGAGTGGGATGACGATATCGAAGGTGTCACCAAAAGTACCAGCAGGCACTCGGATGATGCACTCCCAGCAGTCACTTTGGATGCAGTTGATGCTGAGGAGGAAGACATGCAGGATCCCATCGAAAGCCCCTCGGGATCTGATTTAGATGCACCAGTGATCCAGAGGTCCAAGAGCATAGATCCCATGCAAGTGGCAGTGAAGTCTTTAATGCTGGTGCCCAGTCTATCGGATATATCGCTGCCAAGTGAACAGCCTCTGCGAAGAAAGTCTACCCAGTCCGTGAAGTCATCTCGATCATTATTTGTAAGGAGTCTCACAGCCGATGGCGATACAAGTCTCGACTCCGAAGAGGCGGAAGAAGAGTCCACCAAGGCGCCCAGTGAATTCCGTACTACTGCAATTGAGCAGTCGAGCGAGTCGGAATCGCTGGCCGGGTCACTGGCGCCCATTCCAAAAACAGAACCCTCGCAAATTGAAGACCAACCTTTCATGGACATCGAAAAGTTGTTTCCGGTCGCATCGGACAAACGCATTGAGAACGAAATCGATTCGGCAGTCAATCTGAGAATTGTAGAAACGCGACAGATTGTTCATGATTTTATAAGCCACTTGATACAAAAGATAATCGTGCCAGAGCATCGGGGTACTGAGGAATATACTCGCGTGCGACTAGACAAGGAGAAGCTGCTGGACGGACTGCAAAGTGTGGTGCATGATTACATGATAGTGAAAGATCAGAACAAACAGCTGGAGGATCGGTTGATAGAGTACTTCCGCCGCACCAAGAACTTTCGATGCTTCGACCACCTAGCCCAGGACGCCGAGATGACCTTCTCCCGTCGCCATGAAAACGCCCTGGCCTATCTGTCCTATGGCCAGGAGCGCCTCGCCAAGGTGAAGGAGAAATATGGCATTCTAATGACCACTGCGTTCTTGGACCTCGCCAGCGTCATGAACATCGTTCTCAGCACGGAGCATCACCTCGAGCAGACGTTAAAACAAGTCCTGGTTCGCCCGGACGCCGAGACCGACTTCCTCAAGCGCCTGGTTGCCCGCGAACTCCGCCTAATGGCCGACCATCGGAACCAAATCAGCGATGCCCGGGTGTTGCTCATGTCGCAGAAACATACCTTGGGTCGCGTCTTGGAA CAAATAAGAGATGTGGACACTGTTTGCGACGGTGTGAGCCTGAATGACTTTATTTCCGTGCAAAACAAAGTGTTGGGGCTCGAAAAGAAGATTGAAG AGCGAAATATTGAACTGAAAAGGCAGCGCAGACTATACCACACCGAACTGCATATAACTAAGCACAATCGAGAGAAGTCGCACGAGTTGAAGAACAGGATTCACCAACTCAAAGTTAACCTGCTGGATAAGCACAAGTTAAGGGATAATCTAAAATCCGAGTTGTGCCGCGCGAAGTTGGAACACAAAGCCATTCGGAGGCGGTTACAAGAGCTGACATGCCAGGGTGGTATCCTGGCTATGCCCGCACTGATGTACGACTACGATCGAACTGTCGCCTATATTTGGGAAAAGGAGAAGGCGGTCTCGACTCTCCGGGAAACCTTAAAATCACTTACCAATCAACTGCATAGTGTACTGGACCCTTTCAAGAAGAACTCAGTCATTCAATAG
- the LOC122613506 gene encoding uncharacterized protein LOC122613506, with protein MSQDRVATQEVFPAEETIEAGAKSEVDTVPEVVPPERPAESEVISKPEEGNQPLGDAPREEKPQNESGPITAVEAAEEGQETGATEHVATEATKPMEASDDLSPEERKLKLKKERKERLKNIATTRFAPMELEDKVSFVGGNIEEVRDNEVEEEEEPLANMDGPIDGDTDSSASDESEDDLFVGPKMVSLFPTYGFSDGPVDRSIFQTDVRFEDIDHSASLTGISIVSTRTLKSERDPDSVQLKTNFLRDFDVPSLSDISEEHEPSDQSPDVKSPIGEEHDAGFYADPTSNMDSGPSSASESIGDVEEEHQAEGAAPESEVVSLDISDIPEFIEPPVLSGPQEKQVTLEEISTLSKVAFSFAEVRIEPAHLLASEIEAVVGELLFDLFEEAAIKSDIHNKECVIRAKFDKSKLLDELQKVVNSYLYERSTNEMVGNRLIEHFKRNRNARVFVALSPENEKRFHGRYMQALAQLDNLKYRVVVAKHKHALQMNRVILDLHSAQSLASITEERLEHLLRKHLVRADSDHLRRLVDRELRLMTVKRNEISDARLFLIIKKHTLGHIFGKLQELDTLSDTLSIRDFLAVQNDVIALQKKIEERTVDLKKMRTQFLMDVHLTRHNREKALALAEKFEVKKILLRNAIKNQRSLRRRLYEVKMERKTMRQQSKDLTFQGGILSMPSLMYDFDSTVERLKEKRETVAKLRETMRALQRRVSQLEGRSM; from the exons ATGTCCCAAGATCGCGTCGCTACACAAGAAGTCTTCCCCGCGGAGGAAACCATCGAGGCAGGAGCAAAATCCGAGGTAGACACTGTTCCAGAGGTTGTGCCCCCAGAAAGACCTGCTGAGTCCGAAGTGATCTCCAAGCCAGAGGAGGGCAACCAACCACTTGGCGATGCACCGCGGGAGGAGAAGCCACAGAACGAGTCTGGCCCAATCACCGCAgtggaggcggcggaggagggacAGGAAACGGGAGCCACCGAACACGTAGCTACCGAAGCAACGAAGCCAATGGAAGCCTCAGATGATCTTTCGCCTGAGGAAaggaaactgaagctgaagaaGGAGCGAAAGGAGCGTTTGAAGAACATCGCAACCACCCGCTTTGCCCCCATGGAATTAGAGGATAAAGTTAGTTTTGTAGGGGGAAATATAGAAGAGGTCAGGGATAATGAGgtggaggaagaggaggaaccGCTGGCCAACATGGATGGGCCCATCGATGGGGACACGGATTCAAGTGCAAGCGACGAGTCAGAGGACGATTTGTTCGTGGGACCCAAAATGGTGAGCCTATTCCCGACCTACGGCTTCTCAGATGGCCCAGTTGATAGGAGCATATTCCAAACGGATGTGAGGTTCGAGGACATTGACCATTCGGCGAGTTTGACTGGCATAAGCATTGTATCGACGAGAACGTTGAAGAGCGAACGAGATCCGGATTCCGTCCAGTTGAAGACCAACTTTCTGAGGGATTTCGATGTGCCCAGTCTGTCGGACATATCGGAGGAGCACGAGCCGTCTGATCAGTCACCGGATGTTAAGTCGCCGATAGGCGAGGAGCATGACGCTGGTTTCTATGCGGATCCTACGTCGAACATGGACTCCGGTCCCAGCTCGGCGTCGGAATCGATTGGGGacgtggaggaggagcaccagGCTGAGGGTGCGGCTCCAGAAAGTGAGGTCGTCTCCCTCGATATCTCCGACATACCTGAATTCATCGAACCACCAGTGTTAAGTGGTCCTCAGGAAAAGCAGGTGACTCTGGAAGAAATCAGCACCTTGTCAAAGGTGGCCTTCTCATTTGCCGAGGTCCGAATTGAACCTGCCCATTTGCTTGCCTCCGAGATCGAGGCGGTGGTCGGTGAACTACTGTTCGATCTTTTCGAGGAGGCGGCCATCAAATCGGACATCCACAACAAGGAGTGCGTAATTCGAGCGAAGTTTGACAAGAGCAAGCTATTGGACGAGCTACAAAAAGTCGTCAATTCATATTTGTATGAAAGGTCCACCAACGAGATGGTGGGCAATCGCCTGATAGAGCACTTTAAACGCAATCGCAATGCCCGCGTCTTCGTCGCGCTCTCgccggaaaatgaaaaacgattCCACGGCCGGTACATGCAGGCCCTGGCCCAGTTGGACAATCTGAAGTAccgggtggtggtggccaagcACAAGCACGCCCTCCAGATGAACAGAGTGATCCTGGATCTGCACTCCGCCCAGAGTCTCGCCTCGATCACCGAGGAGCGCCTGGAGCATCTGCTCCGGAAACACCTAGTCCGCGCCGACTCCGACCACCTGCGACGTCTAGTCGATCGCGAACTGCGACTAATGACGGTCAAGCGGAACGAGATCAGCGACGCCAGACTGTTCCTGATCATAAAAAAGCACACCTTGGGTCACATATTTGGC AAACTACAAGAACTGGACACACTGAGTGACACCTTGAGCATCCGGGATTTCTTGGCCGTGCAAAATGATGTGATTGCCctgcaaaagaaaatcgaGG AGCGCACTGTCGATCTGAAGAAGATGCGCACCCAGTTCCTCATGGACGTTCATCTCACCCGACACAATCGGGAAAAGGCGCTGGCTCTAGCGGAGAAGTTTGAGGTAAAGAAAATTCTGCTACGCAACGCCATCAAAAATCAGAGAAGCCTGCGAAGACGACTCTACGAAGTGAAGATGGAGCGCAAGACGATGCGGCAGCAGTCCAAGGACCTCACCTTCCAAGGCGGCATCCTCTCGATGCCATCGCTGATGTACGACTTCGACAGCACCGTGGAGCGGCTGAAGGAGAAGCGGGAAACGGTCGCCAAGCTCAGGGAAACCATGAGGGCACTCCAGCGTCGGGTCAGCCAACTAGAGGGAAGAAGTATGTAG
- the LOC122613458 gene encoding uncharacterized protein LOC122613458 isoform X2 yields METELDEEPQIVYVEENETTALAEEELSRGSEDTNKSDSEPVKKVSITSNTNSDARLKVLRKEERKEQLKEIMNRLKERDAEELRKKLAGEQEEVKGKDMEMDSKSQDSSQGARFSLQVEEWDDDIEGVTKSTSRHSDDALPAVTLDAVDAEEEDMQDPIESPSGSDLDAPVIQRSKSIDPMQVAVKSLMLVPSLSDISLPSEQPLRRKSTQSVKSSRSLFVRSLTADGDTSLDSEEAEEESTKAPSEFRTTAIEQSSESESLAGSLAPIPKTEPSQIEDQPFMDIEKLFPVASDKRIENEIDSAVNLRIVETRQIVHDFISHLIQKIIVPEHRGTEEYTRVRLDKEKLLDGLQSVVHDYMIVKDQNKQLEDRLIEYFRRTKNFRCFDHLAQDAEMTFSRRHENALAYLSYGQERLAKVKEKYGILMTTAFLDLASVMNIVLSTEHHLEQTLKQVLVRPDAETDFLKRLVARELRLMADHRNQISDARVLLMSQKHTLGRVLEVGIHGCTVVQSK; encoded by the exons ATGGAAACAGAGTTAGATGAAGAACCCCAGATTGTTTATGTCGAGGAAAACGAGACGACAGCTTTGGCTGAGGAAGAGCTCTCGAGAGGTTCAGAAGATACCAATAAGTCGGATTCAGAGCCCGTAAAAAAGGTTTCCATCACATCAAATACTAACAGTGATGCAAGGTTAAAAGTCCTAAGAAAGGAGGAAAGAAAGGAGCAATTAAAGGAAATCATGAATCGACTCAAGGAGCGCGACGCAGAGGAGTTGCGAAAGAAGCTGGCCGGCGAGCAGGAGGAGGTCAAGGGGAAAGATATGGAAATGGACAGCAAGTCACAAGACAGTTCCCAAGGGGCCCGGTTCAGCTTACAAGTCGAGGAGTGGGATGACGATATCGAAGGTGTCACCAAAAGTACCAGCAGGCACTCGGATGATGCACTCCCAGCAGTCACTTTGGATGCAGTTGATGCTGAGGAGGAAGACATGCAGGATCCCATCGAAAGCCCCTCGGGATCTGATTTAGATGCACCAGTGATCCAGAGGTCCAAGAGCATAGATCCCATGCAAGTGGCAGTGAAGTCTTTAATGCTGGTGCCCAGTCTATCGGATATATCGCTGCCAAGTGAACAGCCTCTGCGAAGAAAGTCTACCCAGTCCGTGAAGTCATCTCGATCATTATTTGTAAGGAGTCTCACAGCCGATGGCGATACAAGTCTCGACTCCGAAGAGGCGGAAGAAGAGTCCACCAAGGCGCCCAGTGAATTCCGTACTACTGCAATTGAGCAGTCGAGCGAGTCGGAATCGCTGGCCGGGTCACTGGCGCCCATTCCAAAAACAGAACCCTCGCAAATTGAAGACCAACCTTTCATGGACATCGAAAAGTTGTTTCCGGTCGCATCGGACAAACGCATTGAGAACGAAATCGATTCGGCAGTCAATCTGAGAATTGTAGAAACGCGACAGATTGTTCATGATTTTATAAGCCACTTGATACAAAAGATAATCGTGCCAGAGCATCGGGGTACTGAGGAATATACTCGCGTGCGACTAGACAAGGAGAAGCTGCTGGACGGACTGCAAAGTGTGGTGCATGATTACATGATAGTGAAAGATCAGAACAAACAGCTGGAGGATCGGTTGATAGAGTACTTCCGCCGCACCAAGAACTTTCGATGCTTCGACCACCTAGCCCAGGACGCCGAGATGACCTTCTCCCGTCGCCATGAAAACGCCCTGGCCTATCTGTCCTATGGCCAGGAGCGCCTCGCCAAGGTGAAGGAGAAATATGGCATTCTAATGACCACTGCGTTCTTGGACCTCGCCAGCGTCATGAACATCGTTCTCAGCACGGAGCATCACCTCGAGCAGACGTTAAAACAAGTCCTGGTTCGCCCGGACGCCGAGACCGACTTCCTCAAGCGCCTGGTTGCCCGCGAACTCCGCCTAATGGCCGACCATCGGAACCAAATCAGCGATGCCCGGGTGTTGCTCATGTCGCAGAAACATACCTTGGGTCGCGTCTTGGAAGTAGGTATCCATGGATGCACTGTGGTCCAAAG CAAATAA